The following are encoded in a window of Sutcliffiella horikoshii genomic DNA:
- a CDS encoding YceD family protein, giving the protein MKWTLFQLNQLQHKGLEIDETVDVSEITAHSEIRSVKPVHVTGRADLSSKKATFHLTVEGSMVLPCSRTLVDVDYPFTIKTTETYLFQPDEYETDEEELHTVEGDVVDLIPIIREAIILEVPMQVFSDSPDKEEAAPQSGKDWGVISEEETQEKVDPRLAGLAKFFEKDKE; this is encoded by the coding sequence TTGAAATGGACATTATTCCAGTTAAATCAGTTACAACATAAAGGTTTAGAAATCGATGAAACAGTTGATGTAAGTGAAATTACGGCACATAGTGAAATTCGATCTGTCAAACCAGTTCACGTAACTGGAAGAGCTGATTTAAGTTCAAAAAAAGCTACGTTTCATCTAACTGTGGAAGGTAGTATGGTTTTACCATGTTCACGTACGTTGGTTGATGTGGACTATCCTTTTACGATAAAAACAACTGAAACTTATCTTTTTCAGCCTGACGAGTATGAAACGGACGAAGAAGAGTTGCATACGGTCGAAGGAGACGTTGTCGATTTAATTCCAATTATTCGAGAAGCGATTATCCTCGAAGTGCCGATGCAAGTTTTCAGTGACTCTCCCGATAAGGAAGAGGCAGCTCCCCAATCCGGTAAAGACTGGGGCGTCATTTCAGAAGAGGAAACACAGGAAAAAGTGGATCCAAGACTTGCAGGACTGGCTAAGTTTTTTGAGAAAGACAAAGAGTAG
- a CDS encoding PaaI family thioesterase codes for MDIKQQWNAFLTDATEEEQQVASLYLKSLERKRNGSNGTHIGALMEINSEFQEPDTLTMTIPNTELLQNSLDILHGGLTATLLDSAMGTLAFKLIPDDKAAVTTEMKVNYVAKGVGDHFTCVASVIHKGSKLLVMEGKVYRSDGVLIAHATGSFFVIPKRI; via the coding sequence ATGGATATCAAGCAACAGTGGAATGCCTTTTTAACAGACGCTACTGAGGAGGAACAACAGGTTGCTTCCTTATATTTAAAGAGCCTTGAGCGCAAAAGAAATGGTTCAAACGGCACACATATCGGCGCACTTATGGAAATCAACAGCGAGTTTCAAGAGCCGGATACATTAACCATGACCATACCAAATACTGAATTGTTACAGAACTCTTTAGATATTTTACATGGAGGTTTAACAGCCACATTGCTGGATTCTGCAATGGGGACTCTTGCTTTCAAATTAATTCCTGATGACAAAGCTGCAGTTACAACTGAAATGAAAGTAAATTACGTTGCAAAAGGCGTAGGAGATCATTTTACTTGTGTGGCTTCTGTGATTCACAAAGGTTCAAAATTATTGGTCATGGAAGGCAAAGTTTACCGAAGTGACGGTGTACTGATTGCCCATGCTACAGGCAGTTTCTTTGTAATTCCTAAAAGAATCTAG
- the ylbJ gene encoding sporulation integral membrane protein YlbJ, with amino-acid sequence MKGVNRLDYSKVKTVIFAIIISLLTLSLILNPQASFQASVRGLNMWWDIVFPSLLPFLIISELLIGFGVVAFIGVILEPLMRPLFRVPGVGGFVWAMGMASGYPSGAKLTVRLRQENQITQIEGERLVSFTNSSNPLFIFGAIAVGFFHNPKVGIILAAAHYLGNICVGLIMRFYGPYYVSKRQEDLSRTPQKVSIRRAFSELHKTRLKNNKPIGKLLGDAVLSSVQTLLMVGGFLILFSVLNSMLSLFSVTAILAAIISVLLGIFDISKDLSYPLISGLFEITLGGKLTSEISGVSLMEQIIVTSFFLAFSGFSVQAQVASILAESDIRFKPFFLARILHGIFAAVITFILWHPLNQKLKGFETADGELPVFSPYLPEGFWETAFGLFQTYGPIFTITMLWIYLLLLLRGAVKNEHA; translated from the coding sequence ATGAAGGGGGTTAATCGGTTGGACTATTCGAAAGTCAAGACAGTTATTTTTGCTATTATTATTTCCCTGCTTACACTATCCCTTATTCTTAACCCTCAAGCTTCTTTTCAAGCAAGTGTAAGGGGACTTAATATGTGGTGGGATATAGTATTCCCCTCTCTTTTACCTTTTTTGATAATCAGTGAGCTGCTGATCGGATTTGGGGTTGTGGCTTTTATCGGCGTTATACTAGAGCCATTAATGCGACCACTCTTCAGGGTGCCTGGAGTCGGAGGTTTTGTATGGGCAATGGGAATGGCGTCGGGTTATCCTTCTGGAGCGAAATTAACAGTGAGACTGCGTCAGGAAAACCAAATTACACAAATCGAGGGCGAACGCCTTGTTTCCTTCACCAATTCATCAAATCCACTATTTATTTTTGGTGCTATAGCTGTTGGCTTTTTCCACAATCCTAAGGTCGGGATTATACTTGCTGCGGCCCATTATTTAGGAAATATTTGTGTCGGTTTAATTATGCGATTTTATGGTCCTTACTATGTTTCCAAGCGTCAAGAAGACCTTTCTAGAACCCCTCAAAAAGTTTCCATCAGAAGAGCCTTTTCTGAATTACACAAAACGCGTCTAAAAAACAATAAGCCTATTGGCAAGCTACTTGGAGATGCGGTATTGTCCTCTGTTCAGACACTATTAATGGTGGGGGGATTCTTGATCCTCTTTTCGGTGTTAAACAGCATGCTTTCCTTATTTTCTGTTACAGCAATACTTGCAGCCATTATCAGTGTTTTACTTGGAATTTTCGATATTTCAAAAGATCTTAGTTATCCTCTCATTTCAGGCCTGTTTGAAATAACGCTTGGCGGAAAACTGACAAGTGAAATTTCAGGGGTCAGTCTAATGGAACAGATTATCGTGACAAGCTTTTTCCTCGCTTTCAGTGGATTTTCCGTTCAAGCACAGGTTGCAAGCATTCTGGCGGAGTCTGATATTCGCTTTAAACCTTTTTTTCTTGCCCGTATCCTGCATGGTATCTTTGCAGCAGTCATTACTTTTATTCTATGGCACCCGTTAAATCAAAAGTTAAAAGGGTTTGAAACAGCTGACGGAGAGCTTCCTGTCTTTTCACCATATTTGCCTGAAGGTTTTTGGGAAACCGCCTTTGGTCTGTTTCAGACATATGGTCCGATATTTACGATTACAATGTTATGGATATACCTGTTGCTTCTGTTAAGAGGAGCAGTTAAAAACGAACATGCTTAA
- a CDS encoding YlbE-like family protein: MRKDVYEYIQKKKTLKSYLREQPIWYRTLTRNPEKLNDFELSSMHYYKQTIPHKVEKFQNSVQMASMMVHMFQTMKNMD, translated from the coding sequence ATGAGAAAAGACGTCTATGAGTATATCCAAAAAAAGAAAACGTTAAAAAGCTACTTAAGAGAACAGCCGATTTGGTATCGAACCTTAACTAGAAACCCAGAAAAGCTCAATGATTTTGAGTTGTCTTCCATGCACTATTATAAACAGACTATCCCCCATAAAGTGGAGAAATTCCAAAACTCTGTTCAAATGGCTTCCATGATGGTTCATATGTTTCAGACAATGAAGAACATGGACTAA
- a CDS encoding patatin-like phospholipase family protein, protein MKEPIVGIALGSGGARGFAHLGALKVLQEENISVDLIAGSSMGALVGSFYAMGHDMDRLYKIATAFKRKYYLDFTVPKMGFVSGNRVKELIRMFTQNKNIEELDIPLSIVTTDLEKAEKVVLTSGPISDAVRASISIPGIFVPEKVNGRLLVDGGVVDRVPASVAKEMGADIVIAIDVSQVKTNEPVNSIFDVILQTIDIMQNELVKRSETEADVMIRPAVAHYSSRAFTNIEEIIRIGEEATRLQIPYIKKTIEEWKEKQQHEK, encoded by the coding sequence TTGAAGGAACCTATAGTAGGAATAGCATTGGGATCTGGTGGGGCACGGGGTTTTGCACACCTTGGCGCACTGAAAGTATTGCAAGAAGAAAACATAAGCGTGGATCTTATCGCCGGAAGTAGTATGGGGGCACTTGTAGGAAGCTTCTATGCAATGGGACATGATATGGATCGCCTTTATAAAATTGCCACTGCATTCAAACGAAAGTATTACTTGGACTTTACTGTACCGAAAATGGGATTTGTAAGTGGAAACCGGGTGAAGGAACTTATCCGGATGTTCACTCAAAACAAAAACATTGAAGAATTAGACATCCCCCTTTCCATCGTTACGACAGATCTGGAAAAGGCGGAGAAAGTAGTTTTAACGAGCGGTCCTATATCCGATGCCGTGAGGGCTAGTATTTCCATTCCAGGAATTTTTGTACCTGAAAAGGTAAATGGCCGTTTGCTTGTCGATGGTGGAGTGGTAGACCGTGTTCCTGCTAGCGTAGCAAAAGAAATGGGTGCGGATATCGTTATCGCAATAGACGTTTCGCAAGTCAAAACGAATGAACCGGTTAATTCGATTTTCGATGTTATTTTGCAAACAATTGATATTATGCAAAATGAGTTGGTCAAACGAAGTGAAACAGAGGCTGATGTCATGATCAGGCCTGCTGTTGCTCATTACAGTTCACGGGCATTTACCAACATTGAGGAAATTATCCGAATCGGTGAAGAAGCAACTAGACTGCAAATTCCCTATATTAAGAAGACGATAGAGGAGTGGAAGGAGAAACAGCAACATGAAAAGTAG
- the rsmD gene encoding 16S rRNA (guanine(966)-N(2))-methyltransferase RsmD yields MRVVSGKWKGRQLKAVPGMNTRPTTDKVKESVFNMIGPYFDGGLALDLFGGSGSLGIEALSRGVDKVIFVDKDGKAIQTIKQNIEAFQVGEQVEVYRNDAVRALNALKKREIKFDLILLDPPYKKHNLEELIHKISEYELLEQNGLIMAEHSNEVELPETLGAFQRTRKEVYGLTVISVYHHSSGEKGGE; encoded by the coding sequence ATGAGAGTAGTTTCAGGGAAATGGAAAGGTCGACAATTGAAAGCGGTTCCGGGAATGAATACGAGACCGACGACAGATAAAGTGAAAGAGTCCGTGTTTAATATGATTGGACCTTATTTTGACGGAGGTTTGGCGCTTGACCTATTTGGCGGGAGTGGATCTCTGGGTATAGAGGCGTTAAGCCGCGGAGTGGACAAGGTGATTTTTGTCGACAAGGATGGAAAAGCCATCCAGACAATCAAGCAGAATATAGAAGCTTTTCAAGTAGGGGAGCAGGTTGAAGTTTATCGAAACGATGCTGTCAGAGCATTAAACGCTTTAAAAAAGCGTGAAATCAAATTTGACTTAATCTTATTAGATCCCCCGTATAAGAAACATAACTTAGAAGAATTAATACATAAAATAAGCGAATATGAACTTCTGGAACAAAACGGACTAATTATGGCAGAACATAGCAATGAAGTGGAGTTGCCTGAAACACTTGGTGCGTTCCAGAGAACAAGAAAGGAAGTCTATGGGTTGACGGTCATCTCCGTTTACCACCATAGCAGTGGAGAAAAAGGGGGAGAATGA
- a CDS encoding DUF7147 family protein, translated as MIQRFIELGEGYSDIYELMELARSNKNRLQHLIMLHTVKNERKLSSFVVVMKPTNPGDFQALYISLEGIPNHQFQPNKRADLFQALAKELDKEIIQFEVKPTEVFAEKELYFHYLIGILRLNHYIPALR; from the coding sequence ATGATACAACGATTTATAGAACTCGGGGAAGGCTACTCTGATATATATGAACTTATGGAGCTGGCAAGAAGTAATAAAAATAGACTGCAACATCTTATCATGCTCCATACAGTGAAAAATGAACGAAAACTATCATCTTTTGTTGTTGTGATGAAACCAACAAACCCTGGTGATTTCCAAGCTCTTTACATCAGTTTGGAAGGAATTCCGAACCACCAATTCCAACCGAATAAACGCGCTGATCTTTTTCAAGCTTTGGCAAAAGAGTTAGATAAGGAAATCATTCAATTCGAAGTAAAACCTACTGAAGTCTTCGCAGAGAAAGAGCTTTACTTTCACTATTTAATTGGAATATTGCGGTTAAATCATTATATTCCCGCTTTAAGGTAA
- the rpmF gene encoding 50S ribosomal protein L32, with product MAVPFRRTSKTVKRKRRTHFKLQVPGMVECPSCGEQKLSHRVCPACGTYKGKEVVNK from the coding sequence ATGGCTGTACCTTTCAGAAGAACGTCTAAAACTGTAAAAAGAAAGCGTCGTACACACTTTAAACTACAAGTTCCTGGTATGGTAGAATGCCCAAGCTGCGGTGAACAGAAATTATCACACCGTGTATGCCCGGCATGCGGTACTTACAAAGGGAAAGAAGTAGTAAATAAATAA
- a CDS encoding YlbD family protein encodes MATKQKHPSIEKFKEFVKKHPKLSQEVKSKKKTWQELFEEWYLLGEEDESWKSFRDEETQEGTTEKTTKSTDVIPQLLQSIKKMDMNQMQYHLTNVNSAIGNIQQLISQFIPNSTKGSSPTQGVKNPFSFRKD; translated from the coding sequence ATGGCAACCAAACAAAAACATCCTAGCATTGAAAAGTTCAAAGAATTTGTAAAAAAACATCCAAAGCTTTCTCAAGAAGTTAAAAGCAAGAAAAAGACATGGCAGGAACTATTTGAAGAATGGTACTTATTAGGGGAAGAGGACGAAAGTTGGAAAAGTTTCCGTGATGAGGAGACACAAGAAGGTACAACAGAAAAAACAACCAAATCCACTGATGTTATTCCTCAACTGCTGCAATCAATAAAAAAAATGGATATGAACCAGATGCAATACCATCTGACAAATGTCAATTCTGCTATAGGGAATATTCAGCAGTTAATTTCACAGTTCATTCCGAATTCAACAAAAGGCAGTTCCCCGACTCAGGGTGTGAAAAATCCTTTTTCGTTTCGAAAAGATTAG
- a CDS encoding CAP domain-containing protein produces the protein MRGLFFLLFIAFCLYLFVNVEPHELEQLIKEPPLTGQIAPEKRQSEEQAFVQSEVQMGEDIDGLASFMGEESQILLDKLGEPVRKDLSSYDYEWWVYNENLENYMQFGVSEGKIVTIFTTGSESKDDLFEVGQSYEILNNKFKFTDSITVSHQEGSYRFQLKQEELATRPLIKVEDFYVQLYFDDFEQTLSSIRYIDSSTLIKQRPYELVYRGPLVEPKELSEDNWARVEEGDARQIIDFTNIIRHRFGLSPVEWDEETAGVAYLHSKDMREEDYFSHTSPTKGTLTDRLTVGEVPFRLAGENIAAKYVDGVAAVEGWLNSEGHRNTLLNPRFTHLGVGVKEKYYTQNFIETW, from the coding sequence ATGAGGGGTTTATTCTTCTTGCTATTCATTGCATTTTGTTTATATTTATTTGTAAATGTGGAACCACATGAATTGGAACAGCTTATAAAAGAGCCACCACTCACTGGCCAAATCGCTCCTGAGAAAAGGCAATCTGAAGAACAGGCTTTTGTACAATCTGAAGTACAAATGGGGGAAGATATTGACGGATTAGCATCTTTCATGGGGGAAGAATCCCAAATCTTACTGGACAAGTTAGGTGAACCAGTGAGGAAGGATTTGTCCTCTTATGATTACGAATGGTGGGTTTATAATGAGAATCTGGAGAATTACATGCAATTTGGAGTAAGTGAGGGAAAGATCGTCACTATCTTTACAACTGGCAGTGAAAGTAAAGACGACCTGTTTGAAGTAGGGCAGTCTTACGAAATTCTGAATAATAAATTTAAGTTTACGGATAGTATAACGGTTTCCCATCAAGAAGGGTCTTATCGCTTTCAGTTAAAGCAAGAAGAGTTAGCAACAAGACCTCTTATTAAAGTGGAAGATTTCTATGTGCAGTTATACTTCGACGATTTTGAACAAACACTTTCAAGTATTCGTTATATAGATAGCTCGACACTGATAAAGCAAAGACCTTATGAACTTGTTTATAGAGGTCCTTTAGTGGAACCGAAGGAATTGAGTGAGGATAATTGGGCAAGGGTCGAGGAAGGGGACGCAAGACAGATCATCGACTTTACGAATATTATTAGACATCGCTTTGGTCTTTCACCAGTAGAATGGGACGAAGAAACAGCTGGGGTTGCATACTTACATAGTAAGGATATGAGGGAGGAAGACTATTTTTCCCATACATCTCCCACAAAAGGAACCTTGACGGATAGATTAACAGTAGGGGAAGTTCCATTTCGTTTAGCGGGTGAAAATATCGCAGCAAAATATGTGGACGGAGTTGCTGCGGTTGAAGGCTGGTTAAATAGCGAAGGGCACAGGAATACGCTGTTAAATCCAAGATTCACTCATCTTGGTGTAGGAGTGAAAGAAAAATATTACACTCAGAATTTTATTGAAACCTGGTAG
- a CDS encoding enoyl-CoA hydratase/isomerase family protein — MTETKVHTHIDEDQFFWFTINRPDKRNAIDYDVMNELISSLKQVRENHAIRAFIITGNGNQSFCSGGDLSVFHALHTKEEAYSMLSKMGEILYDLMTLPVPTVALINGTAIGGGCEIAASCDQRWAVSHAKLGFVQGRLGITTGWGGASMLMEKVPHASAIKMLSSASTYTASEAVELGFIQKAVSFFDSQSLREEFAVSSAVLRSYKKSFISKWEQSALKERMLAEIEQCSILWEQDEHHDAVKVFLENKKK, encoded by the coding sequence ATGACAGAAACGAAAGTCCACACTCACATAGATGAAGACCAATTCTTCTGGTTTACCATCAACCGTCCAGACAAACGAAATGCCATCGATTATGATGTCATGAACGAATTAATATCTTCACTAAAGCAAGTAAGAGAAAACCATGCCATCAGAGCTTTCATCATCACGGGAAATGGAAATCAATCCTTCTGCTCCGGTGGGGACCTATCTGTATTTCACGCATTACATACAAAAGAAGAAGCCTATAGCATGCTTTCAAAAATGGGAGAAATATTATATGATCTCATGACCTTGCCGGTGCCAACCGTTGCTTTAATAAATGGTACCGCAATTGGGGGAGGATGTGAAATTGCTGCCTCATGTGATCAGCGCTGGGCTGTTTCTCATGCAAAGCTTGGATTTGTTCAGGGAAGACTGGGCATAACCACAGGTTGGGGAGGAGCGAGCATGTTAATGGAAAAGGTGCCACATGCGAGTGCAATCAAAATGCTGTCGTCAGCTAGTACATATACAGCAAGTGAAGCAGTGGAGTTAGGCTTTATCCAAAAAGCAGTCTCATTTTTTGATTCTCAGTCATTACGAGAGGAGTTTGCCGTTTCTTCCGCAGTATTAAGAAGCTATAAAAAAAGTTTCATATCTAAGTGGGAACAGTCAGCTTTAAAAGAAAGAATGCTAGCTGAGATAGAGCAATGTTCTATTCTTTGGGAACAAGATGAACATCACGATGCCGTAAAAGTGTTTCTAGAAAACAAGAAAAAATAA
- a CDS encoding YlbG family protein, translated as MLSQRQGIVVWLHSLKQAKLLRRYGNVIYISKKLKYVLFYCNSEDTEVLVEKLNRQSYVKKVEVSHKPSIKTHYENSRPDKAKEYDYKMGL; from the coding sequence ATGCTATCACAAAGACAAGGCATTGTAGTGTGGCTCCATTCATTGAAGCAAGCCAAGCTGCTCAGGCGCTATGGAAATGTCATCTATATATCTAAAAAATTGAAATATGTTCTGTTCTACTGTAACAGTGAGGATACAGAAGTATTAGTGGAAAAGCTAAATAGGCAATCGTATGTAAAAAAGGTAGAAGTTTCTCATAAGCCTTCCATTAAAACTCATTATGAAAACTCCAGACCGGACAAAGCAAAAGAGTATGACTATAAGATGGGCTTATAA
- a CDS encoding nucleotidyltransferase, with protein sequence MKSLGVIVEYNPFHNGHLFHLTESKRLTGAEVVIAVMSGQFLQRGEPALVSKWTRTKMALSNGIDIVVELPYAFATQKAEVFASGSISILSGLKCDNVCFGSEQGNIQDFERTIQLMNEHKETYDTFVQEFIAQGYSFPKASSLAFLRLTENKEKVLDLTKPNNILGFHYVKAIQEQKSSMRPCTIERTGAGYHDPEFNDSSIASATSIRKHLFDNSGNIEKVQRFVPEPTYDLLGHYKQHVGSFHQWEDYFTLLKYRILCSTPSELSAVYEVEEGLEHRLIHTMKESSSFHEFMTKLKTKRYTWTRLQRMCTHLLTNTKKDTMLKVSASKQSEYIRLLGMSKRGQAYLKQIKKEVEIPILSKVSGVENEMLDMDIRATNTYAMKFQEPARSDWMLQEFSKPPIRYDETEARSI encoded by the coding sequence ATGAAATCCTTAGGTGTAATTGTGGAGTACAACCCTTTTCATAATGGGCATTTGTTTCATTTGACAGAATCAAAGAGACTTACAGGTGCAGAAGTTGTTATTGCTGTAATGAGTGGACAATTCCTTCAACGGGGAGAACCTGCACTTGTTTCCAAGTGGACCCGCACAAAAATGGCCCTTTCTAACGGCATTGACATTGTTGTGGAGTTACCATACGCATTTGCTACTCAGAAAGCAGAAGTTTTTGCTAGTGGTTCCATTTCTATTTTGTCTGGATTAAAATGCGATAATGTTTGCTTTGGTAGCGAACAGGGAAATATTCAAGATTTTGAACGTACCATTCAATTGATGAACGAACATAAAGAAACATATGATACGTTTGTTCAAGAATTTATCGCTCAGGGGTACAGTTTTCCAAAAGCCTCTTCCTTGGCCTTCTTAAGGTTGACCGAAAACAAGGAAAAAGTTTTAGATCTGACGAAACCAAATAACATCCTTGGGTTTCATTATGTGAAAGCGATACAAGAGCAAAAAAGTTCCATGCGACCTTGCACGATTGAACGAACCGGTGCAGGCTATCATGATCCCGAATTCAATGATTCTTCCATTGCTAGTGCAACAAGCATAAGGAAACATCTTTTTGACAATAGCGGGAACATTGAGAAGGTCCAAAGGTTTGTGCCTGAACCTACTTATGATCTGTTAGGCCACTATAAGCAGCATGTAGGCAGTTTTCATCAATGGGAGGATTACTTTACACTCCTTAAATATCGCATACTCTGTAGCACCCCCTCAGAGCTCTCAGCGGTATACGAAGTCGAAGAAGGTCTCGAACATAGGTTAATACATACGATGAAAGAAAGTTCCTCCTTCCATGAATTTATGACAAAGTTAAAAACAAAAAGATACACTTGGACAAGACTGCAGCGTATGTGCACCCATCTTCTCACCAATACGAAAAAAGATACAATGCTGAAGGTTTCCGCTTCTAAGCAAAGTGAGTATATTCGTTTGTTAGGGATGTCAAAGCGTGGACAGGCCTATTTAAAGCAGATTAAAAAAGAAGTGGAAATCCCCATACTTTCTAAAGTTTCTGGTGTGGAAAATGAAATGCTTGATATGGATATTCGAGCAACAAATACTTATGCCATGAAGTTTCAAGAGCCTGCTCGGAGTGATTGGATGTTGCAGGAGTTCTCCAAACCGCCTATACGCTACGATGAAACAGAAGCTAGGTCCATCTAA
- the coaD gene encoding pantetheine-phosphate adenylyltransferase yields the protein MASVAVCPGSFDPVTFGHLDIIKRASKVFDKVYVCVLNNSSKKPLFTVDERVDMIKQVTKEFGNVEVEEFHGLLIDYAHSKNASSIVRGLRAVSDFEYEMQITSMNRVLDESIETLFMMTNNQYSFLSSSIVKEVAKYNGSVSELVPPTVEAELKKKFTNKD from the coding sequence GTGGCAAGTGTAGCAGTTTGTCCGGGAAGTTTTGATCCGGTTACTTTTGGGCATCTAGATATCATCAAAAGAGCTTCAAAAGTATTTGATAAGGTGTATGTTTGTGTATTGAACAACTCATCTAAGAAACCACTATTTACTGTTGATGAGCGGGTTGATATGATCAAGCAGGTGACTAAAGAGTTTGGAAATGTAGAAGTAGAAGAATTCCATGGCTTGCTTATTGATTATGCACACAGCAAGAATGCCAGTTCTATAGTCAGAGGATTGCGTGCTGTTTCTGATTTTGAATATGAAATGCAAATTACATCTATGAACAGGGTGTTAGATGAAAGTATTGAAACATTATTCATGATGACCAACAACCAGTACTCATTTTTAAGCTCAAGCATTGTGAAGGAAGTAGCGAAATACAATGGATCCGTTTCAGAATTAGTTCCGCCGACAGTGGAAGCGGAACTGAAAAAAAAGTTTACTAATAAAGATTAA
- a CDS encoding SepM family pheromone-processing serine protease codes for MKSRYFMRSLLIGIVLAVVLNFVTLPYYVTRPGDAQELRPLVSVEGGDEDEGSFMLTTVKMGKANIFTYAFAKVSEYQNIFPINQIRAEDETDEEYNYRQLHMMESSKETAIKIAYEKAGKEVELVSKGVYVFSVKKGLAAEGKLDIGDRITHIDGKETATAEELMEVVGEKSIGDTIELTYDRDEEEKTTSITLGEHPEDPDRAGLGISLLTDYEITMDPPITINSAQIGGPSAGLMFSLEIYNQLLDEDISKGYDIAGTGAINEKGEVLRIGGISQKIVAADNSGVDIFFAPNEKGAEGSNYQEALVAAEDINTSMKIVPVDTFEDAVEYLEQLETKSE; via the coding sequence ATGAAAAGTAGATATTTTATGAGGTCCCTGTTAATTGGGATAGTGCTGGCGGTGGTCTTGAATTTTGTGACATTGCCTTATTATGTAACACGTCCAGGTGATGCACAGGAATTAAGACCACTTGTATCTGTAGAAGGCGGGGATGAAGACGAAGGAAGCTTTATGCTGACCACGGTTAAAATGGGAAAGGCCAACATTTTTACGTATGCTTTTGCAAAAGTAAGCGAATACCAAAATATCTTCCCTATTAACCAGATCCGTGCTGAGGATGAAACGGATGAAGAGTATAACTACCGCCAGTTACATATGATGGAAAGTTCCAAGGAAACAGCTATAAAAATAGCTTATGAGAAGGCCGGTAAAGAGGTCGAACTTGTTTCTAAGGGAGTATATGTTTTTAGTGTAAAAAAAGGACTAGCAGCTGAAGGTAAGCTAGATATTGGCGACCGTATTACACATATTGATGGGAAAGAAACAGCTACAGCAGAGGAACTGATGGAAGTGGTCGGGGAAAAATCCATCGGAGACACAATAGAGCTCACTTATGATCGAGACGAGGAAGAAAAAACAACTTCCATTACATTAGGAGAGCATCCGGAAGATCCAGACCGTGCTGGCCTTGGAATCAGTTTATTGACTGATTACGAAATTACGATGGATCCACCTATTACCATAAATTCCGCACAAATTGGAGGGCCATCAGCAGGTTTGATGTTCTCCTTGGAAATATATAACCAACTTCTAGACGAAGACATTTCCAAAGGCTATGATATCGCAGGCACAGGAGCAATCAATGAAAAAGGAGAAGTGCTCCGAATCGGCGGCATCTCCCAGAAAATTGTTGCAGCCGATAACTCAGGAGTTGATATTTTCTTTGCGCCGAATGAAAAAGGTGCAGAAGGCTCCAATTATCAAGAAGCTCTTGTAGCGGCAGAAGATATTAACACATCCATGAAAATTGTACCTGTAGATACATTTGAAGATGCGGTTGAGTATTTGGAGCAGTTGGAAACTAAAAGTGAATAA
- a CDS encoding YlbF family regulator — MIATFEHVQMVEKAEELAKMIWQSELAEDYHRCLNNLQHDEEAQKLIRAFDSIKEKYEEVQRFGKYHPDYRKVTLETRELKRKVDLHETIHAFKQAEDAIQKTLDEISVMIGQAVSTNVKVPTGNPFFDSMSSCGGGCGSGGGCGCKAS, encoded by the coding sequence ATGATTGCTACTTTTGAGCATGTTCAAATGGTTGAAAAAGCGGAAGAATTAGCGAAAATGATCTGGCAGTCCGAACTTGCGGAAGATTATCATCGCTGTTTAAATAATTTACAACATGACGAAGAAGCACAGAAGCTTATCCGTGCATTCGATTCTATAAAAGAAAAATATGAGGAAGTTCAACGTTTCGGGAAATATCATCCCGATTACCGTAAAGTAACCCTCGAAACTCGTGAGTTGAAACGTAAAGTGGATCTCCACGAAACCATTCACGCTTTTAAACAAGCGGAAGATGCCATTCAAAAAACACTGGATGAAATAAGTGTGATGATAGGGCAGGCCGTATCGACAAATGTCAAGGTTCCAACAGGAAACCCATTCTTCGATTCCATGTCAAGCTGCGGTGGCGGCTGCGGCTCAGGCGGCGGCTGTGGATGTAAAGCAAGCTAA